The Deltaproteobacteria bacterium genome window below encodes:
- a CDS encoding ester cyclase has protein sequence MEARKFNIEDIEEENLSKFDDLDYNVFSGQKWDQFRRSHHKDIVVHWPDGRETRGLDVHIKDLKEMFVYAPDTHIKEHPIRIAQGELTAVMGIMEGTFSKPMPVGNGQTIQPTGKSFRLSMATIGRWKDGVMVEEWLFWDNKAFMKQIGLLE, from the coding sequence ATGGAAGCCCGCAAGTTCAATATCGAGGACATAGAAGAGGAGAATCTTTCGAAGTTCGACGACCTGGACTACAACGTCTTTTCCGGCCAGAAATGGGACCAGTTCCGGAGGAGCCACCACAAGGACATTGTCGTGCACTGGCCCGACGGCCGCGAGACCAGGGGCCTCGACGTGCACATAAAGGACCTTAAGGAGATGTTCGTCTACGCGCCTGATACGCACATAAAGGAGCACCCCATAAGGATCGCCCAGGGCGAATTGACGGCCGTGATGGGCATAATGGAGGGCACCTTCTCAAAGCCGATGCCGGTCGGGAACGGCCAGACAATACAGCCGACCGGAAAGTCTTTCAGGCTTTCAATGGCGACCATCGGGCGCTGGAAGGACGGCGTGATGGTCGAGGAGTGGCTCTTCTGGGACAATAAGGCGTTCATGAAGCAGATAGGTCTTCTGGAGTAG
- a CDS encoding DUF389 domain-containing protein, producing MARRINIILSPDKTNALLKALLAAKGVMSVQASRASSIKPPGDALSIEVLNRNLPDLMRLLDEHGLTGGPDAHISSSVPVSVISRDFNHEVVRDSSEAAWEEMEATLVSESSPTPNVLGLMAIAGFITAAGISTGTLHLVLAAMVIAPGFEPFIRITLGIVARSGAWRRGLRSVALGYAALLAGAFLGAITIGVKGATLLSGGEYYIGAGRLVSYWTTPSFSSLIISAAASAAGAILIASHRSILTAGVMIGLALIPTAALVSMGVVAGDWVTAWKALIRWAIEAALVVSVSMPVFLWKRFHVHRRKMAV from the coding sequence ATGGCCCGACGAATCAACATAATCCTCTCTCCGGATAAAACTAATGCCCTTCTAAAGGCCCTGCTCGCGGCCAAGGGGGTGATGAGCGTCCAGGCGAGCCGCGCCTCGAGCATAAAACCGCCGGGAGACGCGCTATCCATAGAGGTTTTGAACCGGAATCTGCCCGACCTGATGCGCCTTCTTGACGAGCACGGCCTGACGGGCGGCCCGGACGCTCACATTTCATCGAGCGTGCCCGTAAGCGTCATTTCAAGGGATTTCAATCACGAGGTGGTGCGCGATTCGAGCGAGGCCGCATGGGAGGAGATGGAAGCAACGCTCGTAAGCGAGTCCAGCCCCACGCCGAATGTGCTGGGCCTCATGGCCATAGCGGGTTTCATTACCGCCGCGGGGATCTCGACCGGCACGCTCCACCTCGTCCTTGCGGCAATGGTCATTGCGCCGGGGTTCGAGCCTTTTATCCGCATAACTCTCGGGATCGTCGCAAGGTCCGGCGCATGGAGGCGGGGGCTAAGGAGCGTGGCGCTCGGATACGCGGCCCTCCTTGCGGGCGCGTTCCTGGGCGCGATAACGATCGGCGTAAAGGGCGCGACGCTTCTTTCAGGAGGCGAATATTACATCGGGGCCGGGAGGCTTGTCTCGTACTGGACTACGCCGTCTTTTTCGTCGCTGATCATTTCCGCGGCGGCAAGCGCGGCCGGCGCGATCCTCATAGCCTCGCACCGCTCGATACTTACTGCCGGCGTGATGATCGGGCTTGCGCTTATCCCCACGGCCGCGCTCGTGAGCATGGGAGTAGTCGCGGGAGACTGGGTTACAGCCTGGAAGGCGCTCATCCGCTGGGCGATCGAGGCCGCTCTCGTGGTCTCGGTATCCATGCCGGTTTTCTTATGGAAACGCTTCCATGTGCACCGCAGGAAAATGGCTGTCTGA
- a CDS encoding N-6 DNA methylase yields MPLSLNEIKDRALAFSREWTGERSEKAEAQTFWNEFFNVFGVSRRRIASFEEPVRRARTKFEAKGGRGGFIDLFWRGMLIAEHKSLGRDLDSAYKQALEYFDGLAERDLPRYIIVSDFARIRLYDLDSGTQDEFPLKDLYRNVRLFGFIAGYTTQRITAQDPVNIKAAERMGKLHDRLRSAGYTGHALEVLLVRLLFCLFAEDTSLFEPRGSFRDFLENSTREDGSDLGPRLMHLFQVLNTPENSRQSNLDEALAAFPYVNGKLFEEALPIPACDSAMRDLLLDCCALDWGKISPAIFGALFQCVMDEEGSARRRNLGAHYTSEENILKLINPLFLDGLRAEFDSAKRSANKLFTLLKKISGLKLLDPACGCGNFLVIAYRELRELELEILRAARATGQRHLDIFQLVQVNVNQFHGIEIEEFPAQIAQVALWLTDHQMNMKVSEEFGQYFRRLPLIDSAEIRCGNALRMDWNEVISAEQVDYILGNPPFVGKKEQSNEQKSDMSLVFSGIKGTGVLDYVSAWYLKAVKYIRGDEKTNDTLESIAGAHKPPRDRVKAAFVSTNSITQGEQVGVLWTELLRLGVKIHFAHRTFQWSNEARGKAAVHCVIIGFALHDTYHKVIYDYESIRGDAHALEAKNINPYIVDAPDMVLPSRRSPICNVPEIMEGSALIDDGHFLLSEKDRDSLLKQYPFISQWIRPFVWGDGFINNEKRFCFWLNDADVTLLRSVKPVIERIEAVKEFRTASNRPATKALALTPTLFGEIRQPTKKYIFLPKTSSERRAYIPIGFLSPSNVLNNTSLAIEGGTLFHFGVLSSVMHMAWMRYVAGRLKNDYRYSGQIVYNNFPWPDAPAEKQKAAIEAAAQGVLDARAAHPEASLADLYDPIAMPPDLRRAHQALDRAVDAAYGKKGFSSDAERVAFLFELYHKYTSLFPAPAKPKKRKKLTPSFA; encoded by the coding sequence ATGCCGCTATCCTTAAATGAGATAAAAGACCGCGCGCTCGCCTTTTCTCGCGAATGGACTGGGGAACGCTCGGAAAAGGCCGAGGCGCAGACCTTCTGGAACGAGTTCTTCAATGTCTTCGGCGTCTCGAGGAGGCGTATCGCCAGCTTCGAGGAGCCGGTGCGCCGCGCGCGCACAAAATTCGAGGCCAAAGGGGGCCGGGGCGGGTTCATAGACCTCTTCTGGCGCGGGATGCTCATCGCCGAGCACAAGTCCCTGGGCCGCGACCTCGACTCTGCCTACAAGCAGGCGCTCGAGTATTTCGACGGGCTCGCCGAGCGCGACCTCCCGCGCTATATCATCGTCTCGGACTTCGCGCGCATACGTCTTTACGACCTCGATTCCGGGACGCAGGACGAGTTCCCCCTTAAAGACCTCTACCGGAACGTCAGGCTTTTCGGGTTTATCGCCGGGTATACCACGCAGCGGATAACGGCGCAGGACCCGGTCAACATAAAGGCCGCGGAGCGCATGGGCAAGCTCCACGACCGCCTCCGCTCCGCCGGGTACACCGGGCACGCCCTTGAGGTGCTCCTTGTCCGCCTCCTCTTCTGCCTTTTCGCGGAGGACACGTCCCTTTTCGAGCCGCGCGGCTCGTTCCGCGACTTCCTTGAGAACAGCACGCGCGAGGACGGCTCAGACCTCGGGCCCCGGCTCATGCATCTTTTCCAGGTGCTCAACACCCCTGAAAACAGCCGCCAGTCGAACCTCGACGAGGCCCTCGCGGCCTTCCCGTACGTGAACGGCAAATTATTCGAGGAGGCTCTGCCCATCCCGGCCTGCGACAGCGCCATGCGGGACCTCCTTCTCGACTGCTGCGCGCTCGACTGGGGGAAGATTTCCCCCGCCATCTTCGGCGCTCTCTTCCAGTGCGTAATGGACGAGGAGGGCTCGGCCCGCCGCCGGAACCTCGGCGCGCACTATACGAGCGAGGAGAACATCCTTAAGCTCATAAACCCGCTCTTCCTCGACGGCCTCCGGGCCGAGTTCGACTCCGCGAAGCGGAGCGCGAACAAGCTGTTCACGCTCCTTAAAAAGATATCGGGGCTCAAGCTCCTCGACCCGGCCTGCGGGTGCGGCAACTTCCTCGTCATAGCTTACAGGGAACTAAGGGAGCTTGAGCTTGAGATACTCAGGGCCGCGCGCGCTACCGGCCAGAGGCACCTCGACATATTCCAGCTCGTTCAGGTGAACGTAAACCAGTTCCACGGCATCGAGATAGAGGAGTTCCCGGCCCAGATTGCGCAGGTGGCGCTCTGGCTCACCGACCACCAGATGAACATGAAAGTCTCGGAGGAGTTCGGGCAGTATTTCCGGAGGCTCCCTCTAATCGACTCTGCCGAGATACGCTGCGGCAACGCCCTCCGCATGGACTGGAACGAGGTCATATCAGCGGAACAGGTGGATTACATTCTCGGCAACCCGCCGTTTGTGGGGAAAAAGGAACAAAGTAATGAACAAAAATCGGACATGTCTCTTGTCTTTTCAGGGATTAAGGGAACTGGCGTCCTCGATTATGTTTCGGCATGGTATCTAAAGGCGGTGAAGTATATCCGGGGAGACGAAAAAACAAACGATACACTTGAATCCATAGCAGGAGCGCACAAACCGCCGAGGGACAGGGTAAAGGCCGCGTTTGTCTCTACCAACTCCATCACGCAGGGCGAGCAGGTCGGCGTGCTGTGGACTGAGCTCCTCAGGCTCGGGGTCAAGATCCATTTCGCCCACCGCACCTTTCAATGGAGCAACGAGGCGCGCGGCAAGGCCGCCGTGCATTGCGTGATAATCGGCTTTGCCCTGCACGATACTTACCATAAAGTCATTTACGATTATGAAAGCATCAGGGGCGATGCGCATGCGCTGGAGGCGAAAAATATAAACCCCTATATTGTAGATGCGCCGGACATGGTCCTGCCTTCCAGACGCAGCCCGATCTGTAATGTACCGGAAATAATGGAAGGAAGCGCCCTAATCGACGATGGCCACTTTTTATTGTCCGAAAAAGACCGCGATTCCTTGCTGAAGCAATATCCTTTCATTTCCCAATGGATAAGGCCCTTTGTATGGGGTGACGGGTTCATCAACAACGAGAAACGTTTTTGTTTCTGGCTAAATGACGCCGATGTAACATTGCTTCGCTCGGTAAAGCCCGTTATAGAACGCATAGAAGCTGTCAAAGAGTTTCGCACCGCGAGTAACAGGCCGGCAACAAAGGCGTTAGCCTTGACACCTACATTGTTTGGAGAAATCAGGCAACCGACAAAAAAATACATATTTCTCCCGAAGACCTCATCTGAGCGACGCGCCTATATACCCATCGGGTTTCTTTCCCCAAGTAACGTGTTGAATAATACGAGCCTGGCAATCGAAGGAGGCACCCTCTTCCACTTCGGCGTGCTGTCTTCAGTGATGCACATGGCCTGGATGCGTTATGTGGCAGGTCGCCTGAAAAACGATTATCGCTATTCCGGCCAGATCGTCTATAACAACTTCCCCTGGCCGGACGCGCCCGCTGAGAAGCAGAAGGCGGCAATAGAGGCCGCCGCTCAGGGGGTGTTGGACGCGCGCGCGGCCCACCCCGAGGCCTCGCTCGCGGACCTCTACGACCCCATAGCCATGCCGCCGGACCTGAGGCGCGCCCACCAGGCCCTTGACAGGGCCGTTGACGCGGCCTACGGCAAAAAGGGCTTCTCATCAGACGCCGAGCGGGTCGCCTTCCTCTTCGAGCTTTATCACAAGTACACGAGCCTCTTCCCTGCCCCGGCCAAGCCTAAAAAACGGAAGAAACTTACACCGTCCTTCGCCTGA
- a CDS encoding MerR family transcriptional regulator, whose amino-acid sequence MMTQIPEKLYFKIGEVASITKVKPYVLRYWESEFRIISPKKSLTKQRVYSRRDIELILDIKRLLYKEGFTLEGAKKKIKEIQAERAKQLDLVFSEKKVHGALKAIQKELASIRKMLA is encoded by the coding sequence CTGATGACGCAGATACCGGAAAAGCTCTATTTCAAGATCGGCGAAGTCGCAAGCATTACTAAAGTAAAGCCCTACGTCCTCAGGTACTGGGAGAGCGAGTTCAGGATAATAAGCCCGAAGAAGTCCCTCACCAAGCAGAGGGTCTATAGCAGGCGGGACATCGAGCTGATCCTCGACATAAAGCGGCTTCTTTACAAGGAAGGCTTCACGCTCGAAGGGGCGAAGAAGAAGATCAAGGAGATACAGGCCGAGCGCGCCAAGCAGCTCGACCTGGTATTTTCGGAAAAGAAGGTCCACGGCGCGTTGAAGGCCATCCAGAAGGAGCTTGCGTCCATAAGAAAGATGCTGGCCTGA
- a CDS encoding integration host factor subunit alpha, translating to MTKADIVEIVFEKVGFSKKDVSTVIEEIFETIKTTLESGEKVKISGFGNFTIRQKRARRGRNPQTGSEITIEERRVMTFKASQLLKKAINQGAPAQTPTAAV from the coding sequence ATGACCAAGGCGGATATCGTAGAGATTGTCTTCGAGAAGGTAGGCTTTTCAAAGAAGGACGTATCCACCGTAATCGAGGAGATTTTCGAGACCATCAAGACCACGCTTGAGAGTGGCGAGAAGGTCAAGATCTCCGGCTTCGGCAATTTTACCATCCGCCAGAAGAGGGCCAGGAGGGGCAGAAACCCCCAGACCGGCAGCGAAATCACCATAGAAGAGCGCAGGGTCATGACCTTCAAGGCGAGCCAGCTCCTTAAGAAGGCCATAAACCAGGGCGCCCCGGCACAGACGCCGACAGCGGCAGTATAG
- the pheT gene encoding phenylalanine--tRNA ligase subunit beta, which yields MLFSYNWLKEYLEGAPPARELAERLTMTGTEIESVTEIGAGFTNVVTAQVLECEKHPNADKLSLCKVRTDKEELSIVCGAKNMKPGDKVALALPGAELPGGFKIKKSKIRGVESQGMMCSEVELGLKDTSEGIMILPEDAPLGVDFRTILGADFMMEAGITPNRADLLSIRGMAREAAAVTGAAFKDKEFKVDEAGRPIGECASVSIEKDAPCRRYAARVVEGVQIGPSPDDIKARLEAHGVRSINNVVDVTNLVLLETGQPLHAFDLDKLNGAVINVRPAREGETIETIDGKTRNLDASMLVIADSKGPVALAGVMGGSGSEVTGSTKRILIESAWFEPSSVRRASRKHALSTESSYRFERGVDIEGVTRALDMAASLVLKLAGGQAAKGSIDIYPGKYAPAGITFRTERASRILGVGVRTEEALNILGRLGISARETSPGVISAAPPSYRMDLTTEIDLMEEVARIFGYNNIPTTLPIAAVSPGETGEPTALRRSIRSLLSGSGFTEVMNYSFISRDLFAMAGGEAVKGVELLNPLTEEQTVMRTGLIPSLLENMARNLAWKREDLRIFEIAPAFVPGDGLPGETWKIAGLLYGNRYEPGWSYPKDTVDFFDVKGVIERMLEGLGVEGARFEAAGHPLLHPGKTAALKISGKHAGILGELHPDLWGRYGLRKPAYVFELEIEPIEKSSGKGKKYRELPRFPESARDIAFILSEDVPFGDIYEAIRKIDLKTIETVELFDVYYGRNIPSGTRSLAVRVTYRSRERTLTDQEVEDTHGKVLKMLSERFKAEIRVS from the coding sequence GAAGAGCTTTCCATCGTTTGCGGCGCGAAGAACATGAAGCCCGGCGACAAGGTCGCCCTGGCGCTACCCGGCGCGGAGCTTCCGGGCGGCTTCAAGATAAAGAAGTCCAAGATACGGGGTGTGGAATCGCAGGGCATGATGTGCTCCGAGGTGGAGCTCGGGCTAAAGGACACCTCAGAGGGTATAATGATCCTTCCGGAGGACGCGCCTCTCGGCGTGGACTTCCGGACGATATTGGGCGCTGATTTCATGATGGAGGCCGGGATAACCCCGAACAGGGCGGACCTCCTCTCCATAAGGGGCATGGCGAGGGAGGCGGCCGCAGTCACCGGAGCCGCCTTCAAGGACAAGGAGTTCAAGGTAGACGAGGCCGGTAGGCCCATAGGGGAGTGCGCCTCCGTCTCCATCGAAAAAGACGCGCCCTGCAGGAGGTACGCGGCAAGGGTGGTCGAGGGCGTTCAGATAGGCCCCTCGCCCGATGATATAAAGGCAAGGCTCGAAGCCCACGGCGTAAGGTCGATAAATAATGTCGTGGATGTTACGAACCTCGTCCTCCTTGAGACAGGCCAGCCCCTCCACGCATTCGACCTTGATAAATTGAACGGGGCCGTAATAAATGTAAGGCCCGCCAGGGAAGGCGAGACTATCGAGACTATAGACGGCAAGACCCGTAACCTCGACGCCTCGATGCTCGTCATAGCCGACTCCAAAGGCCCGGTCGCCCTTGCCGGCGTAATGGGCGGGAGCGGAAGCGAAGTGACCGGCTCCACGAAGCGCATCCTCATCGAGAGCGCGTGGTTCGAGCCTTCGAGCGTAAGGAGGGCTTCAAGGAAACACGCCCTCTCGACCGAATCCTCCTACAGGTTCGAGAGGGGGGTCGATATCGAAGGGGTCACGAGGGCGCTGGACATGGCCGCGAGCCTTGTCCTCAAGCTCGCCGGAGGACAGGCCGCCAAAGGCTCCATAGACATATATCCGGGAAAGTATGCACCGGCCGGGATAACCTTCAGGACCGAAAGGGCCTCCAGGATACTCGGCGTTGGCGTCAGGACTGAAGAGGCGCTGAATATCCTGGGCAGGCTCGGCATATCGGCCCGCGAAACATCGCCGGGAGTAATAAGCGCGGCCCCGCCGTCCTACAGGATGGACCTGACGACCGAGATAGACCTCATGGAGGAGGTCGCCAGGATTTTCGGATATAATAATATACCGACGACACTGCCGATAGCGGCCGTTTCCCCTGGCGAGACCGGGGAGCCTACGGCCCTAAGGCGAAGCATAAGAAGCCTCCTCTCCGGCTCCGGGTTCACCGAGGTCATGAACTATAGCTTCATCTCAAGGGATCTATTCGCCATGGCCGGGGGGGAAGCGGTGAAGGGTGTCGAGCTTCTTAACCCGCTCACCGAGGAGCAGACGGTCATGAGGACGGGCCTCATTCCGTCGCTTCTTGAGAACATGGCCCGGAACCTCGCGTGGAAGCGCGAGGACTTGAGGATATTCGAGATAGCCCCGGCGTTCGTTCCCGGCGACGGCCTGCCCGGTGAAACATGGAAGATAGCGGGGCTCCTCTACGGAAACCGCTACGAGCCGGGATGGAGCTATCCGAAGGACACGGTCGATTTCTTTGATGTAAAAGGGGTTATTGAGCGCATGCTCGAAGGGCTGGGGGTCGAAGGGGCACGTTTCGAAGCCGCAGGGCACCCGCTCCTCCATCCGGGTAAGACCGCCGCCCTTAAAATCAGCGGCAAGCACGCCGGAATTTTAGGCGAGCTGCACCCGGACCTCTGGGGCCGCTACGGCCTCCGGAAGCCGGCTTACGTTTTCGAGCTGGAGATCGAGCCCATCGAGAAATCGTCCGGCAAGGGGAAAAAATACAGGGAACTCCCCAGGTTTCCGGAGTCGGCAAGGGACATAGCCTTCATCCTCTCCGAAGACGTGCCGTTCGGGGACATCTACGAAGCTATCAGAAAAATTGACCTGAAAACTATTGAAACGGTTGAATTGTTTGATGTATACTATGGCCGGAACATACCTTCCGGTACAAGGAGTCTCGCGGTCCGCGTTACCTACAGGTCAAGGGAGAGGACCCTTACCGACCAGGAAGTCGAAGACACGCACGGCAAGGTACTAAAGATGCTTTCCGAGAGGTTCAAGGCGGAAATCCGGGTTTCATGA